One stretch of Chryseobacterium sp. LJ668 DNA includes these proteins:
- a CDS encoding RtcB family protein has translation MKTLKAINGNDLIELGFTPKKWFNEALQYINENQLDENEMAIYLEQFRSPDPDPIPLYDQPKDFIINIRPEHDNEIDNVEKVINTMKVLMKTPTLIGGAIMPDACPTGPEGHIPVGGVVVAKNAIHPGFHSADICCSVMLTDFGKVDPKEILNAAHSITHFGYGGRPRGEQMPMSQELMGAFRDNFFLKDEKLISIARSHMGTQGDGNHFLFVGTSKNTGNTMMVTHHGSRAPGAMLYDKGMKVANRFRQEISPETLKENAWIPFETEEGQSYWDALQLIRAWTKENHEAIHNAVLEKLNLEKQDRYWNEHNFVFRDGDLFYHAKGATPLDDKFMPDITGPRLIPLNMAEPVLIVQGKTNERNLGFAPHGAGRNFSRTQHKKSLAHKTIEEVFEEETKGLDIRFFTNDIDISELPTAYKSAKNVRAQIEEYGLCEVLDEVMPYGCIMAGDVQKNAPWKNKKKFRKA, from the coding sequence ATGAAAACATTGAAAGCAATCAACGGAAACGATTTAATCGAATTAGGATTTACTCCCAAAAAATGGTTTAACGAAGCATTACAATATATCAATGAAAATCAGCTTGATGAAAATGAAATGGCAATTTATCTGGAACAGTTCAGAAGTCCGGATCCGGATCCGATTCCGTTGTATGATCAGCCGAAAGATTTTATCATTAACATCCGTCCGGAGCACGACAACGAAATCGACAATGTAGAAAAAGTAATCAATACGATGAAAGTTCTAATGAAAACGCCAACATTAATTGGTGGAGCAATTATGCCCGATGCTTGTCCGACAGGTCCTGAAGGTCATATTCCGGTGGGCGGAGTTGTAGTGGCAAAAAATGCAATCCATCCGGGATTTCACAGTGCAGATATCTGCTGTTCTGTCATGCTGACTGATTTTGGAAAAGTAGATCCTAAAGAAATTTTAAACGCAGCTCATTCCATCACGCATTTCGGGTATGGAGGAAGACCGAGAGGTGAACAGATGCCAATGTCCCAGGAATTGATGGGTGCTTTCAGGGATAACTTTTTCCTAAAAGACGAAAAACTGATCAGCATTGCCCGTTCTCACATGGGAACGCAGGGCGACGGAAACCATTTCCTGTTTGTCGGAACATCCAAAAACACCGGAAATACGATGATGGTCACTCATCACGGTTCGAGAGCTCCCGGAGCGATGCTGTACGATAAAGGAATGAAAGTAGCCAATCGTTTCAGACAGGAAATTTCTCCGGAAACTCTAAAAGAAAACGCGTGGATTCCGTTTGAAACCGAAGAAGGACAATCGTATTGGGATGCATTGCAGCTGATCAGAGCATGGACGAAAGAAAACCATGAAGCGATTCATAATGCAGTATTGGAAAAATTAAATCTAGAAAAGCAAGACAGATATTGGAACGAGCATAACTTCGTTTTCAGAGACGGAGATCTATTCTACCATGCAAAAGGCGCAACGCCGTTGGATGACAAATTTATGCCGGACATTACGGGCCCGAGATTGATTCCGTTGAATATGGCTGAACCGGTTTTGATTGTTCAGGGAAAAACCAACGAGAGAAACTTGGGTTTTGCACCCCACGGCGCAGGAAGAAATTTCAGCAGAACGCAGCATAAAAAATCGTTGGCTCATAAAACCATTGAAGAAGTGTTTGAAGAGGAAACAAAAGGTCTGGATATCCGTTTTTTCACCAATGATATTGATATTTCTGAGCTTCCAACCGCATATAAAAGTGCTAAAAACGTCAGAGCTCAGATTGAAGAATACGGACTTTGTGAAGTGTTGGATGAAGTGATGCCTTACGGATGTATTATGGCGGGTGATGTTCAGAAAAATGCGCCGTGGAAAAATAAGAAAAAATTTAGAAAAGCATAG
- a CDS encoding HopJ type III effector protein produces MVFEQLGKLHEEIQFKEVITLIDENYDFTPTKFTNGNAVNEADQNNGSCKIFGFAKLNDLSKEDTLNLFGEFYRDDVLKNPDGKDHQNIRNFIEFGWDGVSFEGEALKKRE; encoded by the coding sequence ATGGTATTTGAACAATTAGGGAAATTACATGAAGAAATTCAGTTTAAAGAGGTCATTACATTGATTGACGAAAATTATGATTTCACACCGACAAAATTCACCAACGGAAATGCAGTCAATGAAGCAGATCAGAATAATGGATCATGCAAAATTTTCGGTTTTGCGAAATTGAATGATTTGTCGAAAGAAGATACTTTAAACCTTTTCGGGGAATTTTACAGGGATGATGTCCTGAAAAATCCTGATGGAAAAGACCATCAGAATATCAGAAACTTTATAGAATTCGGTTGGGATGGGGTTTCTTTTGAAGGTGAGGCTTTGAAGAAAAGAGAGTAA
- a CDS encoding helix-turn-helix transcriptional regulator — translation MSSNKNALIRYKTLDKCLKNKYKQYTLEDLMDECSEALFEFEGKESFVSKRTVQLDLQNMRSEKFGYEAPIEVYERKYYRYSDPDYSIHQISVNENDLKAMNNAVQILKQFKDFSMFKEMNGVIQKLEDSIHATNQKSIIHLDKNEQLRGLEHIDILYESVLNKKALRITYKSFKAKKENILTVHPQLLKEYNNRWFLICWHKNAIYNLALDRIENIQADEKIEYIDKDFDADRYFGEVIGATVSETQRPQNVIFIVDSKHAPYVKTKPFHHSQEIMSEDENGTVFKICVQLNFELERMILGMGEFLTVLAPRKLKRRIAKSLRIANANYQDEKNSIDSL, via the coding sequence ATGTCATCCAATAAAAACGCGCTCATTCGCTACAAAACACTAGATAAATGCCTGAAAAATAAGTATAAGCAGTATACTCTGGAAGATTTGATGGATGAATGTTCTGAAGCACTGTTCGAGTTTGAAGGAAAAGAATCTTTTGTGAGCAAACGGACCGTACAGCTTGATCTTCAGAATATGCGGAGTGAAAAATTCGGGTATGAAGCACCGATTGAGGTTTACGAAAGGAAATATTACCGCTACAGCGATCCTGATTACAGTATTCATCAAATTTCTGTCAATGAAAATGATCTGAAAGCGATGAATAATGCGGTGCAGATTTTAAAGCAGTTTAAGGATTTTTCGATGTTTAAGGAGATGAATGGTGTGATTCAAAAACTGGAAGATTCAATCCATGCGACAAACCAAAAATCAATTATTCATTTAGATAAAAATGAGCAGCTTAGAGGTTTAGAACATATTGATATTTTGTATGAAAGTGTTTTAAATAAGAAAGCTCTAAGAATTACCTATAAAAGTTTTAAAGCGAAAAAGGAAAATATTCTGACTGTTCATCCTCAGTTATTGAAAGAATATAATAACCGTTGGTTTTTGATTTGCTGGCATAAAAATGCAATTTATAATCTCGCTTTAGACCGAATTGAGAACATTCAAGCAGACGAAAAAATAGAGTATATTGATAAAGATTTTGATGCAGACCGATATTTTGGCGAAGTAATAGGAGCAACGGTATCAGAAACACAGCGTCCCCAAAATGTTATATTCATTGTAGATTCTAAACATGCTCCCTATGTGAAAACCAAACCTTTTCATCATTCTCAGGAGATTATGAGTGAAGATGAAAACGGAACGGTTTTTAAAATTTGTGTACAGCTGAATTTTGAGTTAGAAAGAATGATTTTGGGCATGGGTGAATTTCTTACAGTTTTAGCCCCCAGAAAACTTAAACGGAGGATCGCTAAAAGTTTGAGAATTGCCAATGCAAACTATCAGGATGAAAAGAACTCTATTGATTCCCTATAA
- a CDS encoding DUF1501 domain-containing protein encodes MIIKRRDFLKISSLATASLFVPNFLQSMTLDNALNPSQKILIILQFTGGNDGLNTIIPTKNDFYFKERSTIAINDSLPLNDETGINPALSYFKELFDSGELSLMNNVGYPNPDKSHFRSMDIWHSASKSDEFLETGWLGRFLDEECYRCEHPTQALEVDDMLSLALKGENNKAFAFKDPKKLYQTSQEKYFKSLSQNDHHHDDETVSYLYKTLGATINNADYIFEKSKAKKSTQEYPNSKLGKDFKTVSSLIKSDINTQVYYLSIGSFDTHVNQNERQQKLFGEINDAVKSFVADMKANGLFNDILLMTFSEFGRRVAQNASKGTDHGTANQMFFISGGLKKKGILNTLPDLQNLNEGDLIYTEDFRKVYATVLKNWLNADSSKVLGWKNGVYDFI; translated from the coding sequence ATGATTATCAAAAGAAGAGACTTTTTAAAGATCAGTTCATTGGCAACAGCTTCATTGTTTGTTCCGAATTTCCTACAATCAATGACTTTGGACAATGCGCTGAACCCAAGCCAAAAAATACTGATTATCCTGCAGTTTACAGGCGGAAATGATGGGTTAAACACCATTATTCCGACCAAAAATGATTTCTATTTTAAAGAAAGAAGCACTATTGCGATTAATGACTCTTTGCCACTGAATGACGAAACAGGAATCAATCCAGCTTTGTCTTATTTCAAAGAATTGTTCGATAGTGGCGAGCTTTCTCTGATGAATAATGTTGGTTACCCAAATCCTGACAAATCACATTTTAGAAGTATGGATATTTGGCATTCTGCAAGTAAAAGTGACGAATTTCTTGAAACAGGATGGCTGGGAAGATTTTTGGATGAAGAATGTTACAGATGTGAGCATCCAACGCAGGCTCTGGAAGTTGATGATATGCTGAGTCTGGCTTTAAAAGGGGAAAATAACAAAGCATTTGCCTTTAAAGATCCAAAAAAACTGTATCAGACGAGTCAGGAAAAATATTTTAAATCATTATCACAAAATGACCATCATCACGATGATGAAACCGTTTCGTATTTGTACAAAACGCTCGGAGCGACCATCAATAATGCAGACTATATTTTTGAAAAAAGCAAAGCAAAAAAGTCGACCCAGGAGTACCCGAATTCTAAATTGGGGAAAGATTTTAAAACTGTTTCCTCGTTGATAAAATCAGACATCAATACACAGGTTTATTATCTTTCAATTGGAAGTTTCGACACTCATGTCAATCAAAATGAAAGACAGCAAAAGTTATTCGGAGAAATCAACGACGCAGTAAAGTCTTTTGTTGCCGATATGAAAGCTAACGGATTGTTTAATGATATTTTATTAATGACTTTTTCGGAATTCGGAAGACGTGTTGCCCAAAATGCAAGCAAAGGAACTGACCACGGAACGGCCAATCAGATGTTTTTTATCAGCGGCGGATTAAAAAAGAAGGGAATTCTGAATACCCTTCCCGATCTTCAAAATCTGAACGAGGGTGATTTGATATATACTGAAGATTTCAGGAAAGTCTACGCAACCGTTCTTAAAAACTGGTTGAATGCCGATTCCTCAAAAGTTCTGGGCTGGAAAAACGGCGTGTATGATTTTATATAA
- a CDS encoding DUF1800 domain-containing protein: MIASLINNKHLLWRAGFGPGIEQVEDLKNKNIKMILKEIFNEESFSPVTYTTPDIEQLEYNDPKANAERRREIQKVNQKQNNELNLNFLKKLTTSNEQLREKMAFFWHGHFATRINNPKFNKQLLNVIREKSLGNFKELLFEVSRSPAMLSFLNNQQNKKDHPNENFAREVMELFTIGRGNYTEKDIREAARAFTGWGYDKEGYFVERKKLHDEGTKTFLGKTGNFTGDDILNIILEQKATAEFITAKIYTFFVNEKPDLKIIKNLSENFYQSGYDIKKLMTEIFSSSWFYDKKNIGNRIKSPTELFAGMMRMLPMEIQNPENITVYQKLLGQMLLYPPNVAGWPNGKSWIDSSTLMLRLQIPQIWSGLRPMEYSAKEDDDMDMGMKSREALNKSFKNPNIIINWDQVDKALTQKKAEDYLIVNSESLDMNTVKQFSDQSIKMNVINLMSTPEYQLM; the protein is encoded by the coding sequence GGACCTTAAAAATAAAAACATCAAGATGATTTTGAAGGAAATTTTCAATGAAGAAAGCTTCTCTCCTGTCACCTATACAACTCCCGATATTGAACAGTTAGAATATAATGATCCTAAAGCCAATGCTGAACGGAGAAGAGAAATTCAGAAAGTCAACCAGAAGCAGAATAATGAGCTCAACCTCAATTTTCTTAAAAAATTAACCACAAGCAATGAGCAACTCAGAGAAAAAATGGCTTTTTTCTGGCACGGCCATTTTGCTACAAGAATCAACAATCCGAAATTTAATAAGCAGCTTCTTAATGTGATCCGTGAAAAATCTCTGGGAAATTTTAAAGAGTTATTGTTTGAAGTGAGCCGGTCTCCTGCAATGCTCAGCTTTCTGAACAATCAGCAAAATAAAAAAGACCATCCGAATGAGAATTTCGCCCGCGAAGTGATGGAACTGTTTACAATAGGAAGAGGAAATTATACAGAAAAAGACATTCGGGAAGCCGCAAGAGCTTTTACTGGTTGGGGTTATGACAAAGAAGGATATTTTGTTGAGAGAAAAAAACTTCATGACGAAGGAACAAAAACTTTCCTTGGAAAAACAGGAAATTTTACTGGTGATGATATTCTGAATATTATTTTAGAGCAAAAAGCAACAGCGGAATTCATTACAGCAAAGATTTATACTTTCTTCGTGAATGAAAAACCTGATTTAAAAATTATAAAAAACCTCAGCGAAAATTTTTATCAGTCAGGATATGACATCAAAAAACTGATGACCGAAATTTTTTCCAGTTCCTGGTTTTATGATAAAAAAAATATTGGAAACAGAATAAAATCTCCCACAGAACTATTTGCCGGAATGATGAGAATGCTGCCGATGGAAATTCAAAATCCTGAAAACATCACTGTTTATCAAAAACTTTTGGGTCAGATGTTGCTTTACCCACCTAATGTCGCAGGCTGGCCAAACGGAAAATCCTGGATCGACAGTTCGACCTTAATGCTGCGGCTTCAGATCCCGCAAATTTGGTCCGGATTGCGACCAATGGAATACTCTGCAAAAGAAGATGATGATATGGATATGGGAATGAAGTCGAGAGAAGCTTTGAATAAAAGTTTTAAAAACCCAAACATTATTATAAACTGGGATCAGGTTGATAAAGCTTTAACGCAGAAAAAAGCGGAAGATTATCTCATTGTGAACTCCGAATCTTTGGATATGAACACTGTTAAACAATTTTCTGATCAAAGCATCAAAATGAATGTCATCAATCTGATGTCAACACCGGAATATCAGTTGATGTGA